In Sphingomonas sp. LR60, the following are encoded in one genomic region:
- a CDS encoding DUF4174 domain-containing protein — MLARLLPMTMPILLSVLSLAAATPTSLSALQWEKRVLLISAPAEQDRWLHEQRLIMTRWKAAAEDRDLQVIEIIGEKVTGVSDAPAMLRKRFNLPSDRFSVVLIGKDGGLKMRQTRPIAAALLEETIDAMPMRRQEKR; from the coding sequence ATGCTGGCGCGTTTGTTGCCCATGACCATGCCAATCCTTCTTTCCGTGCTTTCCTTGGCGGCCGCGACCCCGACGAGCCTTTCGGCATTGCAGTGGGAGAAGCGGGTCCTGCTCATTTCGGCACCCGCCGAGCAGGATCGCTGGCTTCACGAGCAGCGTCTCATCATGACGCGCTGGAAGGCAGCGGCCGAGGATCGCGACCTCCAGGTGATCGAGATCATCGGCGAGAAAGTAACCGGCGTCAGCGATGCCCCCGCCATGCTGCGCAAGCGCTTCAACTTGCCGAGCGACCGCTTCTCGGTGGTCCTGATCGGCAAGGATGGCGGACTCAAGATGCGCCAGACGCGTCCCATCGCTGCGGCGCTTCTCGAGGAGACAATCGACGCGATGCCGATGCGCCGGCAAGAAAAGCGCTAG
- the otnI gene encoding 2-oxo-tetronate isomerase has translation MTRLAANLTMLFTELPFLDRFAAAAEAGFEAVEFVSPYADPPEAIAEATRRHGLTVALFNLPPGDWAAGERGFAADPARTAEFAQSVDLALTYARATGCRTLHLMAGKIPKDADRAQWSDTLIVNIRLAADRVASDGVMLVLEPINTRIDMPGYFYDRTDAVLDVIDAVRRDNVRLLYDVYHMQIMEGDVARTIERLLPQIGHIQIADNPGRHEPGTGELNFPWLFDRIASMNYEGWIGCEYAPAGDTREGLQWAAPYLGGPSLPTG, from the coding sequence ATGACGCGACTGGCCGCCAATTTGACGATGCTGTTCACCGAACTGCCCTTCCTCGACCGCTTTGCCGCTGCGGCGGAAGCCGGCTTCGAGGCGGTGGAATTCGTCTCGCCCTATGCCGATCCGCCCGAAGCGATAGCCGAAGCGACACGGCGGCATGGCCTGACCGTCGCCTTGTTCAATCTACCGCCGGGCGATTGGGCAGCGGGCGAGCGTGGCTTTGCCGCCGATCCGGCGCGGACAGCGGAGTTTGCGCAGAGTGTCGATCTCGCGCTGACGTATGCGCGCGCGACAGGGTGTCGGACGCTACACCTGATGGCGGGTAAGATCCCCAAGGATGCCGATCGGGCGCAATGGTCCGACACGCTGATCGTCAACATTCGGTTGGCGGCGGATCGAGTGGCGTCGGACGGCGTGATGCTTGTGCTGGAGCCGATCAATACCCGCATCGACATGCCGGGCTATTTCTATGATCGTACCGATGCGGTGCTTGACGTGATCGACGCCGTCCGGCGCGACAACGTGCGGTTGTTGTATGACGTCTACCACATGCAGATCATGGAAGGCGACGTTGCACGAACGATCGAACGGCTGCTGCCGCAGATCGGGCATATCCAGATCGCCGATAATCCCGGCCGCCACGAGCCGGGCACCGGTGAGCTGAACTTCCCGTGGCTGTTCGACCGAATTGCGTCGATGAACTATGAGGGCTGGATTGGCTGCGAATATGCGCCGGCGGGTGACACCCGCGAGGGATTGCAGTGGGCGGCACCCTATCTCGGTGGTCCTTCGCTCCCAACGGGATAG
- a CDS encoding MOFRL family protein has protein sequence MGLSPVMLGDDLEGESHALGAEMARLALAGVAVPTVFLSGGETTVTLAGSACGRGGRNTEFALSLACALGGQAGIWALAADTDGEDGASRAAGALIAPDTIARAAMAALDAHAFLAAHDSATLFDTLDDLLLTGPTRTNVNDFRAVLVLPQEMHA, from the coding sequence ATGGGCTTGTCGCCCGTCATGCTGGGCGACGATCTGGAAGGCGAAAGCCATGCGCTCGGTGCCGAGATGGCGCGATTGGCGCTGGCAGGCGTCGCGGTGCCGACGGTGTTCCTGTCCGGCGGCGAGACCACGGTAACGCTCGCGGGAAGCGCCTGCGGGCGTGGCGGCCGCAACACCGAGTTCGCGCTATCGCTGGCCTGTGCGCTGGGTGGCCAAGCCGGTATCTGGGCGCTCGCCGCGGACACCGACGGTGAGGATGGTGCGAGCCGCGCTGCCGGAGCATTGATCGCGCCGGACACGATCGCCCGTGCAGCGATGGCGGCTTTGGATGCCCATGCCTTTCTCGCCGCGCATGACAGCGCCACGCTGTTCGACACGCTCGATGATCTGCTGCTGACCGGGCCGACGCGGACCAACGTCAATGATTTCAGGGCAGTGCTGGTGCTGCCGCAGGAGATGCACGCATGA
- a CDS encoding ThuA domain-containing protein, translating to MIGNDAGIDRRSVIGAAAMLGTAAALPGGAARAQAPGSGWEWGPMRWVQICATEDDPGRYDKQFWLDFLQRTRTQGVCLSAGGVTAFYPTQVPFHYRSPFLGDGDMFGELVHACKAMDIRVLARVDPHAMRTDALAAHPEWAARDAAGQPKRHPADPELYLTCPNGPVTFDWMPQVLREIVSRYPVDGIFGNRWAGSAGICHCDVCRTKFNKASGKAIPATLKDVGDPAVRAYLVWDDEMRYEQLDLWARTVTGVNPQAFFTPGTWGRLDPRRLRRTARALFADRQARSGNAPAWLNGRSAKETACLMPDRPVSGIFAVGETATPYRFMDSVQAPTEIRAYLHDGLAHGFRPWMTKFKAEVFDKRWVPAVEDSYAWHARHEKYFRNTDNLSRVAMLHSAQTNTYYVPEVPRDTGAGGPQDAQSLRGGSDDATNGFYQALVEARVPFAFVDERLLEPAAIDRYRVIVLPNIAALSDAQCAALRGYVRRGGAIVATHETALCDEWGNRRANFGLADLFGCDYAGRVDQRVANSYLSVRGPHPLTVGLDDTPRIMAGTKLVHVRPHDARMRAAFTAVPSYPDLPMEKVYTATRSTDVPMVFARTFGKGRVVYFPFDLDRTFWENSTGDHLTVLRNAVAWAGNAQEPMTVTGPGLLDVAYWRQRNSIAAHLVNLTNPMAMRGYMREVIPAGPYQVSLQLPAGANPATVRLLEAERDAVYRRDGDRLIVEVPQVKLHEVVAVDLA from the coding sequence ATGATCGGCAACGACGCGGGGATCGACCGCCGCAGCGTGATCGGGGCGGCGGCGATGCTGGGAACGGCGGCGGCGCTCCCCGGCGGCGCGGCGCGCGCCCAGGCACCGGGCAGCGGCTGGGAATGGGGCCCGATGCGCTGGGTGCAGATCTGCGCTACCGAGGACGACCCGGGCCGCTACGACAAGCAATTCTGGCTCGATTTCCTGCAACGCACCCGCACACAAGGGGTATGTCTTAGCGCCGGTGGCGTCACCGCCTTCTACCCGACGCAGGTCCCGTTCCACTATCGCAGCCCCTTTTTGGGCGACGGCGACATGTTCGGCGAGCTGGTCCACGCCTGCAAAGCCATGGATATCCGTGTATTGGCGCGTGTCGATCCTCACGCGATGCGCACCGATGCGCTCGCGGCGCACCCCGAATGGGCCGCCCGCGACGCCGCCGGCCAACCAAAGCGTCACCCGGCCGATCCCGAACTGTACCTGACGTGCCCGAATGGCCCCGTGACGTTCGACTGGATGCCGCAAGTGCTCCGCGAAATCGTCTCCCGCTACCCAGTAGACGGCATCTTCGGCAACCGCTGGGCTGGGAGTGCGGGGATTTGCCACTGCGACGTGTGCCGCACCAAGTTCAACAAGGCGAGCGGCAAGGCAATTCCTGCAACGCTGAAGGATGTCGGTGATCCCGCAGTCCGTGCTTACCTCGTCTGGGACGACGAGATGCGCTACGAACAGCTCGATTTATGGGCGCGTACTGTCACCGGCGTGAACCCGCAGGCGTTCTTCACGCCCGGCACCTGGGGGCGGCTCGACCCGCGCCGGCTGCGCCGCACCGCACGCGCGCTGTTTGCAGACCGGCAAGCGCGCAGCGGCAACGCACCCGCATGGCTGAACGGCCGCAGCGCGAAGGAAACAGCTTGCCTGATGCCGGATCGCCCGGTGAGCGGCATCTTCGCGGTCGGGGAGACCGCAACCCCCTATCGTTTCATGGATTCCGTACAGGCGCCGACTGAGATCCGCGCCTATCTGCACGACGGTCTGGCGCACGGTTTTCGCCCGTGGATGACCAAGTTCAAGGCGGAGGTGTTCGACAAACGCTGGGTGCCCGCTGTGGAGGATTCCTACGCGTGGCACGCCCGGCACGAGAAGTATTTCCGCAACACCGACAATCTCTCGCGCGTGGCGATGCTCCATTCCGCGCAAACGAACACCTATTACGTGCCTGAAGTGCCGCGAGATACTGGCGCAGGCGGGCCGCAGGACGCGCAGTCGCTGCGCGGCGGCTCGGACGATGCGACCAACGGTTTCTATCAGGCTTTGGTCGAGGCGCGCGTGCCGTTCGCCTTCGTCGACGAACGGTTGCTCGAGCCCGCGGCGATCGATCGCTACCGCGTGATCGTGCTGCCGAACATCGCCGCATTGTCCGACGCACAATGCGCGGCGTTGCGCGGCTATGTCCGGCGCGGCGGCGCGATCGTGGCCACCCACGAGACGGCCCTGTGCGACGAATGGGGCAACCGGCGCGCGAACTTCGGGCTCGCGGACCTGTTCGGCTGCGATTACGCCGGGCGCGTCGACCAGCGGGTGGCGAACAGCTATTTGTCGGTGCGCGGCCCGCATCCGCTGACCGTCGGGCTGGACGACACGCCGCGGATCATGGCGGGCACGAAGCTGGTGCATGTCCGCCCGCATGACGCGCGGATGCGTGCCGCCTTCACGGCGGTGCCGAGTTACCCCGATCTGCCGATGGAGAAGGTCTATACCGCGACGCGCAGCACCGACGTGCCGATGGTCTTCGCGCGTACTTTCGGGAAAGGGCGGGTGGTATATTTCCCCTTCGATCTCGATCGGACCTTCTGGGAGAATTCGACCGGGGACCATCTGACGGTGCTGCGCAACGCAGTGGCCTGGGCAGGGAACGCGCAGGAGCCTATGACGGTCACCGGTCCTGGCCTGCTCGACGTCGCTTATTGGCGGCAGCGCAATTCGATCGCGGCGCATCTCGTCAATCTGACCAATCCGATGGCGATGCGCGGCTATATGCGCGAGGTGATTCCGGCGGGACCCTATCAGGTGAGCTTGCAACTGCCGGCGGGTGCCAACCCCGCCACAGTCCGCTTGCTGGAGGCCGAACGCGACGCCGTCTATCGGCGTGACGGTGACCGGTTGATCGTCGAGGTGCCGCAGGTGAAGCTGCACGAAGTCGTGGCGGTTGATCTGGCATGA